In a single window of the Renibacterium salmoninarum ATCC 33209 genome:
- a CDS encoding FecCD family ABC transporter permease, which produces MTTVRLGPVSFQLKPRAVLISAVLFVLVLALMAFHVAYGGTALPYGKVFVALLGDQSDAKIYLASTEFRAPRMGAAVLVGACLAVSGAITQTVARNPLASPDVLGVTSGAGFGAVSVLVLAGGGYAGLSGAAAAVGMPLAAFGTGLLCGVAVYLLAYRRGLDGFRLVLVGLGVSGLASSVTTWLLTLGDVTNAAQALTWMMGSLNGKDWALVQPMLWFGVLLLGCAFALARPLFLASLGDETAVGLGVRVGPLRLAALTTAALLASLATVTAGPLAFVALASPQMARLLSRSVNPPLFSSALVGAVFVLLADTISAHALGVALPVGVATAVVGAPYLVYLVLRSQRRVL; this is translated from the coding sequence ATGACCACAGTCAGATTGGGGCCGGTTTCCTTTCAGCTCAAACCTCGTGCGGTGCTGATTTCGGCGGTGCTGTTTGTTCTTGTGTTGGCATTGATGGCGTTTCACGTTGCTTACGGCGGAACGGCACTGCCTTACGGCAAAGTCTTTGTGGCACTACTCGGCGATCAAAGCGATGCGAAAATCTATCTCGCCAGCACTGAGTTTCGGGCGCCCCGGATGGGGGCTGCGGTGTTGGTCGGTGCGTGTTTGGCGGTCTCAGGTGCAATTACCCAGACTGTCGCACGAAATCCGTTGGCTAGCCCGGATGTGTTGGGCGTGACTAGTGGTGCTGGCTTTGGCGCTGTTTCAGTTTTGGTTTTGGCTGGTGGCGGCTATGCCGGGTTGAGCGGCGCTGCTGCCGCGGTAGGAATGCCACTGGCCGCTTTCGGAACCGGGCTTTTGTGCGGCGTCGCCGTCTATCTTTTAGCTTATCGGCGGGGACTGGATGGCTTCCGCCTGGTCTTAGTGGGCCTTGGCGTTTCTGGTTTGGCATCGAGTGTGACCACCTGGTTGCTGACTTTGGGCGACGTCACCAATGCGGCCCAAGCTCTGACCTGGATGATGGGCTCACTCAACGGTAAAGACTGGGCGCTTGTTCAGCCTATGTTGTGGTTTGGCGTGCTGCTTCTAGGTTGTGCCTTTGCACTGGCCCGGCCGTTGTTCCTCGCCAGCCTTGGCGACGAAACCGCTGTCGGACTTGGCGTGCGGGTTGGTCCGCTGCGGCTGGCTGCATTGACGACGGCGGCGCTGTTGGCCTCCTTGGCAACGGTTACCGCTGGGCCGCTTGCGTTCGTGGCGCTGGCCAGTCCGCAAATGGCGCGATTATTGAGCCGGTCGGTCAATCCGCCGTTATTTTCCTCGGCTTTAGTCGGTGCAGTTTTTGTGTTGTTAGCGGACACTATTTCAGCGCACGCATTAGGTGTCGCGTTGCCAGTTGGCGTCGCGACTGCGGTGGTTGGTGCACCCTATTTGGTCTACTTAGTGTTGCGATCGCAGCGGAGGGTGCTATGA